One segment of Rosa chinensis cultivar Old Blush chromosome 6, RchiOBHm-V2, whole genome shotgun sequence DNA contains the following:
- the LOC112171649 gene encoding E3 ubiquitin-protein ligase RING1: METLYQYSICQEEQNHAFPNTQLLSCDCFIFNLHFTHQLQLYYPQDLFIPLNSIQESFFVPCNVFFTHTHDTINTILSGTGVSLDFIQALVPQVYSFALEIATEFENGDPDEPKAVPLNLGVVAVTPYDDHDQIERAIWESGQVFNPVPATRSSIAALKKVKVENLSVVNECSICLEEFSTGLEVIRMPCSHVYHKDCIVEWLKRSHLCPLCRFSMPT, translated from the coding sequence ATGGAGACCCTTTACCAATACTCAATCTGCCAAGAAGAACAAAACCATGCTTTCCCCAATACCCAGTTGCTCTCCTGCGACTGTTTCATCTTTAACCTCCACTTCACTCATCAGCTTCAATTGTACTACCCCCAAGATTTGTTCATACCCTTGAACTCAATCCAAGAATCCTTCTTTGTACCCTGTAACGTGTTTTTCACACATACCCATGACACCATCAACACCATTCTCTCTGGGACAGGTGTCTCCCTGGACTTCATTCAGGCTTTGGTCCCTCAAGTTTACTCCTTTGCTTTGGAGATTGCCACTGAGTTTGAAAATGGGGACCCTGATGAGCCTAAAGCGGTCCCTTTGAATTTGGGTGTTGTGGCTGTCACGCCCTATGATGACCATGACCAGATTGAAAGGGCTATTTGGGAATCTGGGCAGGTTTTTAATCCGGTTCCGGCCACCAGGTCGTCTATTGCGGCATTGAAGAAGGTCAAGGTTGAGAATTTGAGTGTGGTGAATGAATGTAGTATCTGTTTGGAGGAGTTTTCCACTGGGTTGGAGGTTATACGCATGCCCTGCTCCCATGTTTATCATAAGGATTGCATTGTTGAGTGGTTGAAGAGGAGTCACTTGTGCCCGTTGTGCCGGTTTTCGATGCCAACTTGA